A segment of the Prochlorococcus sp. RS04 genome:
TTACAAATTACTAAAAGAAAATTTTAATGAAAAAAATTTAGAAAATCTTATGTGTAAAAAGACAATTAGCGTAAATTGGCTAGGAGAAATTTATGACTGTGACTTTAACCAACAGATAAATTTCCGAGAGAATACAGGACCAAAGACGCTTTTTGATCTATTGGATGAATCATATACTTTTGACTACGGGGTAGCTGTAAAAGAACATTGTTTTGCTTGCACTGCAGGTGCTGGGTCAAGTTGTGGAGGGACTTTAAGTTGAAACTTGCTAAATGCAATTAGGACAAATAGCTCTTACATTTAAAGAGGATTCAATTAGTTTAAAACCATTAACTTTTGCTGCAACTTTGCCTGCCTCTAAAACCTCATCATTTTCGAATTCTTCTGTTCTTCCACACCTAATGCAAATCAAATGATGATGATCAGGTGTGTCGTTACTAAGCAATTCATATCTGTGCCCACCCTCACTGAGTTCTAATTCATGAAGCAAACCCATTTGAACTAAAAGTCTTAAAGTTCTATAAATTGTTGCTAGTGAAACTTTGGAGCTTGTTTTAACTAACTTTTCATGAACCTCTTCAGCACTAAGATGCTTCCCTGAGCCAATATTTTCAAATAAATTAAGAACTTTTAGCCTCTGAGGAGTTAATCTCTTCCCATCTTTATGTAATCCATCACCAAGAGGAGAAGTGATGACTTTGTATTGAGAGGATAATGACAAAATTAACCCATGGCTATTCTCAATAATAACTCTAGATGAGAGTAAAACAACTTATTGATTTAAAATGTTTACTAAAGTTCTTCAAAATATTATGTTAAATGTATCTTTTTATATAAATGATGAATGATCAAGAAATCTCTTCTGAAAAATTATCATCGCAAGTAAACGCCTTGATAATTATTGATATTCAGGAAAAAATAATAAGACCAATTTTTAATAAGGATTCAATAATCAAAAACATTAAAAAGCTAATAGATGCTTACCAAATTTTAGAAGAAAACATATTTATATCTGAACAGAACCCACTCAAATTGGGAGTAACTATACCTGAATTATCACCCATAGCAGAATTTAGAAAATTTGAAAAAATGGAATTCAGCCTAGCTAAATCAGAAGATTTTTTAAAACAACTTAAAGATAAGAAAATTACTAATTTGATAATTTGTGGGATCGAAACACACATTTGTATTCAACAAACTGTCTTAGATTGTTTACAAAAAGGATTTGAAGTTATTCTAATATCAGATTCCATGGGAAGTCGAAATAGGGTAGAGCATGAAATAGCATTACAAAGAATGACTCAGAGTGGGGCGATCATAACAACGACTGAATCAATAATTTTTGAATTATGCAAAACTGCGGATAGAGAAGAATTTAAAGAAATTAGAAACATAATAATGAGTTAAAGAAAAATAAAGACTGGTTTGTTGTTTTGAGATAATTTAATATTTTATTAGATATAAATTTTAAGGGTTTATTTGAATATGAAATTAGTTACTGAAAACTTCCTTCTGGCAATATCTATTTTTTTTATTGGAACTTTATTGTCGATAATAATTTCAAAAGTTTCAAAAATATTTTTTAAAAAGATTTCCAAAAGAACAAAAACAGATTTCGATGATTTTATTTTTGAGGTGATCTTTGGAATTATAAAACCTATAGGTTTCCTCCTATCATTTTATTTTTCAATTGACTATTTTTTTGCTGATGAAATAACTTTCATCTCTGTCTTATTGAATATTTTGAAATTATTTATATTAATAATCATCATAAAAGCTCTCAATAAAGTTTTAATAAGATCTTTAACAGAAACGACCTCCAAAATTAATGATGCCTCAATTAGTTCGATGGTATCTTCACTAACTCCATTGATAAAAGCATTAACATGGACGATTGGCTCAATTTTTTTCTTACAAAATTTAGGTGTTCAAATGACTGCTATTTGGGCTTTACTTAGTGCAGGAGGTATTGGAGCAGGATTAGCTTTGAAAGATCCAGTTCAGGAGTTCTTTGAATATATAACAATTTTGCTTGATAAACCTTTTCAAAAAGGAGAGTTTATAAAATCTGATGGAGTCCTAGGAATGGTTGAGAGAGTGGGAGTACGATCATCAAGGATAAGAAGTATTAATGGAGAAGTAATAGTAATGAGCAATAGCGCCCTAACAAATGGAATAATTTCAAATTACGCACAAATGAAAAAAAGAAGGTTAGTGCATAAATTGGGAGTAATTTATGAAACCTCTCCAAAACTTATGAAACTGATTCCAATAATAATTAAAAAAATAGTTGAAGAGACAAAAGATGCATCTTTTGATAGATGTCATTTCACAGATTTCGGCGACTTCAGTCTTAATTTCGAACTTGTTTATTACATCCCAACAAATA
Coding sequences within it:
- a CDS encoding Fur family transcriptional regulator gives rise to the protein MSLSSQYKVITSPLGDGLHKDGKRLTPQRLKVLNLFENIGSGKHLSAEEVHEKLVKTSSKVSLATIYRTLRLLVQMGLLHELELSEGGHRYELLSNDTPDHHHLICIRCGRTEEFENDEVLEAGKVAAKVNGFKLIESSLNVRAICPNCI
- a CDS encoding isochorismatase family protein, whose amino-acid sequence is MNDQEISSEKLSSQVNALIIIDIQEKIIRPIFNKDSIIKNIKKLIDAYQILEENIFISEQNPLKLGVTIPELSPIAEFRKFEKMEFSLAKSEDFLKQLKDKKITNLIICGIETHICIQQTVLDCLQKGFEVILISDSMGSRNRVEHEIALQRMTQSGAIITTTESIIFELCKTADREEFKEIRNIIMS
- a CDS encoding mechanosensitive ion channel family protein: MKLVTENFLLAISIFFIGTLLSIIISKVSKIFFKKISKRTKTDFDDFIFEVIFGIIKPIGFLLSFYFSIDYFFADEITFISVLLNILKLFILIIIIKALNKVLIRSLTETTSKINDASISSMVSSLTPLIKALTWTIGSIFFLQNLGVQMTAIWALLSAGGIGAGLALKDPVQEFFEYITILLDKPFQKGEFIKSDGVLGMVERVGVRSSRIRSINGEVIVMSNSALTNGIISNYAQMKKRRLVHKLGVIYETSPKLMKLIPIIIKKIVEETKDASFDRCHFTDFGDFSLNFELVYYIPTNNYLAAMEAQQSINLRIIEEFAVNNIEFAFPTQTLNIESNKAK